The Longimicrobiaceae bacterium genome has a segment encoding these proteins:
- a CDS encoding SWIM zinc finger family protein, producing the protein MLDSGMINKIQKAKTYATEPERIHFQSLKVEFDGNNGNHEVGFEDGHWRCDCGYFHNHGTCSHTMAMERVLGVMAPHDQVELEAR; encoded by the coding sequence ATGCTCGATTCGGGGATGATCAACAAGATCCAGAAGGCCAAGACCTACGCCACCGAGCCCGAGCGCATCCACTTCCAGAGCCTGAAGGTGGAGTTCGACGGAAACAACGGGAACCACGAAGTCGGATTCGAGGACGGACACTGGCGCTGCGACTGCGGCTACTTCCACAACCACGGCACCTGCAGCCACACCATGGCCATGGAGCGCGTCCTCGGCGTGATGGCGCCGCACGACCAGGTGGAGCTGGAGGCGAGATAG